The following proteins come from a genomic window of Emys orbicularis isolate rEmyOrb1 chromosome 25, rEmyOrb1.hap1, whole genome shotgun sequence:
- the LOC135894707 gene encoding protein NYNRIN-like yields MGGHPWAAYPFQRWQVDFAEVPPCRGYKYLLVFIDQLTGWVECYPTRHCQARAVTKALLHEILPRFHLPEVIESDRGSHFISQVVQQVSRALGIQWKLHTPWRPQSSGQVERMNRTLKDTLTKLCMESGLKWLDALPLALTRIRRAPRKGLKLSPFELVFGFPPRVLIPGYREDVNWEIGKDSLWKQVSALQSVLLQLHRYAAPFQTLPLDQPVHSFQIGDQVLIKKWKRDPLMPRWDGPHAVSLISQAAVKVLGSDKWTHHTRVKRFLNPNPENNTTEEDNSPLSAPAPEARGGTGEDSNWEYQGLEGLKGLFRRKG; encoded by the coding sequence atgggaGGCCATCCCTGGGCTGCCTATCCTTTTCAAAGGTGGCAGGTGGACTTTGCTGAAGTCCCCCCTTGTAGGGGCTAtaagtatttgcttgtttttattgaccAACTTACTGGGTGGGTAGAGTGTTACCCTACACGGCATTGTCAGGCACGGGCAGTCACCAAAGCCCTGTTACATGAAATACTCCCCCGCTTCCATCTCCCCGAAGTAATTGAGTCAGACCGGGGAAGCCATTTTATCTCCCAGGTGGTTCAACAGGTATCACGAGCCCTCGGTATCCAATGGAAATTGCATACACCTTGGAGACCGCAGAGCTCGGGCCAAGTAGAAAGAATGAATAGAACTCTTAAAGATACTCTCACAAAGTTGTGTATGGAGTCTGGTTTAAAGTGGCTTGATGCTTTGCCACTTGCCCTTACCCGCATTCGGAGGGCTCCGCGTAAGGGTctgaaactttcaccctttgaactggttTTTGGGTTCCCTCCCCGAGTACTCATCCCGGGGTACCGAGAGGATGTAAACTGGGAAATAGGGAAAGACTCTTTGTGGAAACAGGTTTCTGCGCtacaatctgttttgttacagctacatCGATATGCAGCGCCTTTCCAGACCCTTCCCTTGGATCAGCCCGTGCATTCCTTCCAGATTGGTGATCAAGTCCTTATCAAAAAGTGGAAGCGTGATCCCCTCATGCCAAGGTGGGACGGTCCGCACGCTGTATCGCTCATCAGCCAGGCCGCCGTTAAGGTCCTCGGGAGCGACAAGTGGACTCATCATACACGAGTAAAGCGGTTCTTGAATCCAAATCCGGAGAACAACACAACCGAAGAGGACAACAGCCCTCTGTCCGCTCCGGCTCCggaagcccggggtggcacaggtgaAGACTCTAACTGGGAGTACCAAGGACTAGAAGGACTAAAGGGACTGTTTAGGAGAAAGGGATAA